Proteins from one Oryza sativa Japonica Group chromosome 12, ASM3414082v1 genomic window:
- the LOC9272227 gene encoding disease resistance protein RGA5-like — MMAAVNSSMGVMAPLLTKLAMLLSNKCKKLKGMRKNIEFLSHELTEMNAVLENLADMEKLDGQQKLWRNDIREMVYDIEDCIDVFMYHLGDGNNKDGLLRKTARKLRNLRARYQIADKIQELKARVMQVAERRDRYANLGVSTSSIPKVVEVDPRLPALYEDAKNLVGIDGPCMEITQWLMDEVENGSIQQLKVLSVVGFGGIGKTTLAKQVYNQLKKRFNFTSFVSVSQNPDMVKLLRNLLSGTGFQGYGILDDHQKLIDTLRGHLANKRYLIVVDDIWNTQAWSIIRCAFAQNNHGSRVIVTTRIEDVATKCCVDFHGMVYKMEPLNEFNSQKLFCKRIFDSDSIPEQYKNVSEDMLRKCKGVPLAIISIASLLSSEGMNVGKWKKIHNFMGSESETNPTLEWMRHVLNLSYLDLSHNLKTCFLYLGIYPEDHTIFKADLIRLWIAEGFIHEKPGLDLEETAESYFNELINRSMIKLDDYRSSEACHVHDLMLDLIISKCQEENFITIASKQPVKNVTKLPVRRLCHQLSYGNLAMERMKLSQVRSYNTFPAFGCSMQPPISMFEHLRVLELRAYSTSVFLDLSAVSNLFLLRHLSIRGFRLKLPQKIGRLQCLRTLDLLGSLLVTGFPSDVISLSSLCHLTVSGDAVLPNGIQKLVSLQTLLTFNSGGLPDIFTIVEKISRFNSSAIRLAKTRRFNNGGLRSTNGGLRSPPASLEFPSFDDGWPTESILDYLSQHLDTPASSHSDLFSPNLVACSPHILNFASLWLQQLIIRKNIRNVPSWLWFSLKLTMLELRVEELSCRDVQFLAGLPCLVDLDLTAQATPENIITKRVTTRLGRITHTDNFPKLQKFVLTCDLACLTFEPGAMPQLQILKLDDKKPSNLEEGHGTSGAAQHGKTPLIGIEHLPRLEEVQVTSHSSKVPAYRDAVQRHPRFQDIRATFNIYN; from the exons ATGATGGCAGCAGTGAACTCTTCCATGGGGGTCATGGCGCCACTCCTCACCAAACTTGCCATGCTGCTCAGCAACAAGTGCAAGAAACTCAAGGGAATGCGTAAGAACAttgagttccttagccatgagTTGACCGAAATGAATGCTGTGTTGGAGAATCTTGCAGATATGGAGAAGCTAGATGGACAGCAGAAGCTGTGGAGGAATGACATCCGCGAGATGGTCTACGACATCGAGGACTGCATTGATGTCTTCATGTACCATCTTGGTGATGGTAATAACAAGGATGGCTTGCTCAGGAAGACTGCACGCAAGCTCAGGAATTTGCGTGCTCGCTATCAGATTGCCGACAAGATTCAAGAACTCAAGGCTCGTGTCATGCAGGTGGCTGAGCGCCGTGATAGGTATGCCAATCTAGGTGTATCTACCTCAAGCATTCCCAAAGTGGTGGAAGTTGATCCGCGTCTACCTGCACTCTATGAAGATGCAAAAAATCTTGTGGGCATTGACGGTCCATGTATGGAAATTACTCAGTGGCTAATGGATGAAGTAGAGAATGGTTCGATACAACAACTTAAAGTTCTCTCTGTAGTTGGCTTTGGAGGCATTGGCAAGACAACTCTTGCCAAACAAGTATACAACCAATTGAAAAAACGATTCAATTTCACATCATTCGTGTCAGTGTCTCAAAACCCTGACATGGTTAAGCTGCTGAGAAATTTACTTTCAGGAACAGGATTTCAAGGCTACGGAATTCTTGATGACCATCAAAAGCTCATTGACACCCTCAGAGGACATCTTGCTAATAAGAG GTACCTTATTGTAGTTGATGACATATGGAACACTCAAGCATGGAGCATTATTCGGTGTGCTTTTGCTCAAAATAATCATGGTAGCAGAGTTATAGTTACAACAAGAATCGAAGATGTAGCTACAAAGTGTTGCGTTGATTTCCATGGTATGGTGTACAAGATGGAGCCACTTAATGAGTTTAACTCACAAAAGTTATTTTGTAAAAGGATATTTGATTCGGATAGTATTCCTGAGCAGTATAAAAATGTATCAGAAGATATGTTAAGAAAATGCAAAGGTGTCCCATTGGCAATCATTAGCATTGCTAGCCTTTTATCCAGTGAAGGCATGAATGTGGGTAAGTGGAAGAAGATTCATAACTTTATGGGTTCTGAGTCGGAAACAAATCCCACTCTAGAATGGATGAGACATGTACTGAATCTGAGCTACCTTGACCTCTCACATAATCTCAAGACATGCTTCCTGTATCTAGGAATATATCCTGAAGACCATACAATTTTCAAAGCTGATTTGATAAGGCTATGGATAGCTGAAGGATTTATCCATGAGAAACCTGGTTTGGATCTGGAGGAAACAGCTGAGAGCTATTTCAACGAACTCATTAATAGGAGTATGATTAAGCTAGATGATTATCGTTCCAGTGAGGCATGTCATGTCCATGACCTTATGCTTGACCTTATAATATCGAAGTGCCAGGAGGAAAACTTCATCACTATAGCATCTAAGCAGCCTGTAAAGAATGTAACAAAGCTTCCAGTTCGTCGTCTGTGCCATCAGTTGTCATACGGAAACTTGGCCATGGAAAGAATGAAACTATCACAGGTTCGATCCTATAATACTTTCCCTGCGTTTGGCTGCAGTATGCAGCCTCCTATTTCTATGTTTGAGCATTTGCGGGTATTGGAACTTAGGGCCTATTCTACATCCGTTTTCCTTGATTTGTCTGCTGTGAGCAACCTCTTCCTGTTGAGACACTTGAGTATCAGAGGTTTCAGGTTAAAGCTGCCTCAGAAAATTGGGAGACTCCAGTGTTTGAGGACACTAGATCTACTAGGCAGCCTTTTGGTTACTGGTTTTCCATCAGATGTTATTTCTCTATCATCATTGTGTCATCTAACAGTTTCAGGTGATGCAGTGCTGCCTAATGGGATTCAGAAACTGGTCTCTCTACAAACTTTGTTGACCTTTAATTCAGGGGGTTTGCCCGACATTTTTACTATTGTGGAGAAAATTTCTCGATTTAATTCATCTGCTATCAGACTGGCAAAAACACGTCGTTTCAACAATGGAGGTCTTCGTTCTACCAATGGAGGTCTTCGTTCTCCCCCTGCCTCCCTTGAGTTTCCAAGTTTCGATGATGGTTGGCCAACTGAATCCATTCTGGACTACCTATCTCAGCATCTGGATACACCAGCTTCCTCACATTCGGACCTCTTCTCGCCAAATTTGGTTGCTTGTTCACCGCATATTCTGAATTTTGCATCGTTATGGCTTCAGCAACTCATCATCCGTAAGAACATTCGCAATGTCCCATCCTGGCTGTGGTTTTCTCTGAAGCTCACAATGCTAGAGCTTCGTGTTGAGGAGCTCAGTTGCCGCGACGTCCAATTTCTTGCTGGGCTGCCCTGCCTTGTTGACCTCGACTTGACTGCTCAAGCTACCCCTGAGAACATCATCACTAAACGCGTTACCACGCGTTTGGGAAGAATCACCCATACCGACAATTTCCCAAAGCTGCAGAAATTTGTTTTAACATGTGATTTGGCATGCCTGACGTTTGAGCCAGGGGCAATGCCACAGCTTCAGATTCTGAAGCTAGATGACAAGAAGCCTTCTAACTTGGAGGAAGGGCATGGCACCAGTGGAGCGGCGCAACATGGCAAAACTCCACTTATTGGCATCGAGCACCTACCAAGGCTTGAAGAGGTCCAAGTGACAAGCCACTCCAGCAAGGTGCCTGCATACAGGGACGCCGTCCAAAGGCATCCAAGGTTTCAAGACATACGTGCCACGTTTAATATCTATAATTGA